From a region of the Helicoverpa armigera isolate CAAS_96S chromosome 14, ASM3070526v1, whole genome shotgun sequence genome:
- the LOC110380468 gene encoding proton-coupled folate transporter: protein MNEGTVDIGSEVEKLRGPQEKEENKSPPSCGESRPQKYRILLEPALVGAMIAINLGQTSLQNFYLQTACTVDLGVDLAVCEKGEMEAESQIVVSGVNVSRSFIGSLISTIVLLFVGPWSDCSGRRKPLLILPLVGMSVMTTGVLLMLTFPGASTVQVLYTVQLPISLGGNFGLLLAAAFSHIGDVCFATGRDVTRTMGTHRAAIQIAHVLGAVGGPLLYRYLGFFGVFPLVLFLQLSSLVYVIFAVKDVSVNTDNKVSVCNWKLPFNAVHCLIKPREGRKRMIIFLMLVVTLGDRMLLSAEVLIAYMYYRYKFQWTDVMFGSYLAYRNIVSFVGTLLILSILKRRLKLADETVGMLSCASYILATTGLITSTTTWCVFMLPLIGIISQGSQVVQRPILNKQILPTEQGKIYSVMGSLESAMQTMSSPLYSLLYTKTVANMPDAWLLPGITLAFFQLLSYLITRKLNQEAALTPNAKDLGDAEKNAEVKIPLQSKDPDSKS, encoded by the exons ATGAATGAAGGCACAGTTGATATCGGCAGTGAAGTCGAAAAATTAAG AGGGCCACAAGAGAAAGAGGAGAATAAGTCACCACCATCATGTGGGGAGAGTCGACCACAGAAGTACCGCATTCTACTAGAGCCAGCCCTCGTGGGAGCCATGATAGCTATCAATCTAGGTCAAACATCTTTACAGAACTTCTATTTGCAAACTGCCTGTACTGTCGACTTGGGAGTGGACTTAGCAGTTTGCGAAAAAGGAGAAATGGAG gCTGAAAGTCAAATAGTAGTATCAGGCGTAAACGTCAGTAGAAGTTTCATAGGATCTCTCATATCTACCATCGTCCTTCTGTTTGTGGGGCCATGGAGTGACTGCAGTGGTCGTCGGAAGCCATTGCTCATACTACCGCTGGTCGGCATGAGCGTCATGACGACGGGAGTGTTACTCATGCTCACCTTCCCAGGAGCGTCCACGGTACAAGTCCTGTATACTGTACAACTGCCCATATCTCTGGGCGGCAACTTCGGCCTCCTCCTAGCGGCCGCATTCAGTCACATAGGTGAT GTGTGCTTCGCGACGGGCCGTGACGTCACTCGAACCATGGGCACCCACCGGGCCGCCATACAAATAGCCCACGTGTTGGGAGCAGTGGGCGGCCCCCTACTATACCGATACCTCGGATTCTTCGGTGTGTTTCcacttgttttatttctacaG CTATCATCCCTAGTGTACGTGATCTTCGCAGTGAAAGACGTCAGTGTGAATACGGACAATAAAGTGTCGGTATGCAATTGGAAGCTGCCGTTCAATGCCGTCCACTGTTTGATAAAACCCAGGGAAGGCCGCAAGAGGATGATCATATTCCTCATGTTGGTTGTTACTTTAGGAGATAGAATGTTGTTATCTG CGGAGGTGTTGATCGCCTATATGTACTACAGGTATAAATTCCAATGGACTGATGTGATGTTCGGGTCCTACTTAGCTTACAGAAACATTGTCAGTTTTGTTG GTACATTGCTAATTCTCTCAATATTAAAGCGCAGGCTGAAGTTAGCCGATGAAACTGTAGGCATGCTGAGTTGTGCCTCGTACATCCTCGCCACCACGGGTCTTATCACTTCCACGACCACTTGGTGTGTTTTTATGT TGCCCTTGATTGGAATAATCTCACAAGGCTCGCAGGTGGTACAGAGACCTATTTTGAACAAACAAATACTACCGACTGAACAAG gTAAAATTTACAGCGTGATGGGTTCACTAGAATCGGCGATGCAAACGATGTCTTCGCCTTTGTACTCCTTACTTTATACAAAGACTGTAGCGAATATGCCAGATGCCTGGTTATTACCAGGAATTACTCTAGCTTTCTTCCAACTATTATCCTACTTAATAACGAGGAAATTAAACCAAGAAGCAGCTTTAACACCTAATGCAAAGGATCTTGGCGACGCTGAAAAGAACGCTGAAGTTAAAATACCATTGCAATCGAAAGACCCTGATAGTAAATCATAA